A window of the Pantoea sp. Lij88 genome harbors these coding sequences:
- a CDS encoding dihydroxyacetone kinase subunit DhaK, translating into MTRFVMNKKDDLVDSALDGMIYASPWRNLVRLQVDPRIRIVMRRDWTKQQVALISGGGSGHEPAHVGFIGKGMLTAAVCGDVFASPSVDAVYNAIINITGEAGCLLIVKNYTGDRLNFGLAAEKARKAGFSVNMVIVGDDVALPDNPQPRGVAGTLLVHKVAGFVAERGDDLAAVTEAAEAASHAIATMGVALSSCHLPDEQTGQRVPDGSVEMGLGIHGEPGVDVMQTQNSQQIVQHLLEKVMPDNDQPRALLVNNLGGMSALEMSLVTRDLIESPLSRGSNYLIGPAPLMTALDMKGFSVTCMTLTPLFEEAICAPVEVTGWLPAVKIAPLQPVIATKEATAHPAQPSDNPTVAAFVSCICETLIVCEGELNKLDAQVGDGDTGSTFAAGARQIQRECADKKLPLNALPDLLAVTGERLATVMGGSSGVLMAIFFTAAAQQLAEGGALPEALQQGLEKMKQYGGAQPGDRTLIDALQPAIEALVAGEPLAGAADAAQQGSDATASMGKAKAGRSSYLNSANLNGVPDPGAVAVARVFAALKQL; encoded by the coding sequence ATGACCCGATTCGTAATGAATAAAAAGGATGATCTCGTCGACAGCGCGCTGGATGGCATGATTTACGCCAGCCCGTGGCGCAATCTGGTGCGGCTGCAGGTCGATCCGCGCATTCGCATCGTGATGCGCAGGGACTGGACCAAACAGCAGGTCGCGCTGATCTCCGGTGGCGGTTCCGGCCACGAACCGGCGCACGTCGGCTTTATCGGCAAAGGGATGCTGACGGCGGCCGTCTGCGGGGATGTATTTGCCTCTCCCAGCGTGGACGCGGTTTATAACGCCATCATTAACATTACCGGTGAGGCGGGATGTCTGCTGATTGTGAAAAACTACACCGGCGATCGGCTCAATTTTGGGCTGGCGGCAGAGAAAGCCCGAAAAGCGGGATTCAGCGTCAACATGGTCATTGTTGGTGACGACGTTGCGCTGCCCGATAATCCTCAGCCACGCGGCGTAGCGGGCACCTTGCTGGTGCATAAAGTGGCGGGCTTCGTCGCTGAACGCGGTGATGACCTGGCGGCAGTGACCGAAGCGGCAGAGGCGGCCAGCCATGCGATCGCCACCATGGGCGTTGCGCTCTCAAGCTGTCATCTGCCGGATGAACAGACCGGCCAGCGTGTCCCGGACGGCAGCGTTGAAATGGGGCTGGGGATCCACGGCGAGCCGGGCGTTGACGTGATGCAGACGCAGAACAGTCAGCAGATTGTGCAGCATCTGCTGGAGAAGGTCATGCCGGACAACGACCAGCCACGCGCACTGCTGGTGAATAATCTTGGCGGCATGTCGGCGCTGGAGATGAGTCTGGTCACACGGGATCTGATCGAGTCGCCCCTCAGTCGTGGCAGTAATTATCTGATCGGCCCGGCGCCGCTGATGACGGCGCTGGACATGAAAGGCTTTTCCGTCACCTGCATGACGCTGACACCGCTGTTTGAAGAGGCGATCTGCGCGCCGGTTGAAGTCACAGGCTGGCTTCCGGCGGTTAAGATCGCGCCGCTGCAGCCGGTGATCGCGACAAAAGAGGCAACGGCGCATCCTGCGCAACCTTCCGATAACCCGACAGTCGCGGCCTTTGTTAGCTGCATCTGTGAAACGCTGATCGTCTGCGAAGGTGAGCTGAACAAACTGGATGCGCAGGTCGGCGACGGCGATACCGGTTCAACCTTTGCTGCTGGCGCGCGCCAGATCCAGCGCGAATGTGCAGATAAGAAACTGCCGTTGAATGCCTTGCCCGATCTGCTCGCGGTGACGGGTGAGCGACTGGCGACGGTGATGGGTGGATCCAGCGGCGTGCTGATGGCGATCTTTTTCACGGCTGCTGCGCAGCAACTGGCGGAAGGTGGGGCGCTGCCCGAGGCCCTGCAGCAGGGTCTGGAAAAGATGAAGCAGTATGGTGGGGCGCAACCCGGCGATCGTACGCTGATCGATGCGCTGCAACCGGCCATCGAGGCGCTGGTGGCGGGTGAACCGCTGGCCGGGGCGGCTGATGCCGCGCAGCAGGGCAGTGATGCGACGGCCAGCATGGGGAAAGCAAAGGCAGGGCGTTCATCCTACCTTAACAGCGCTAACCTCAACGGCGTGCCCGATCCGGGTGCCGTCGCGGTCGCCAGAGTCTTTGCGGCATTAAAACAGCTTTAA
- a CDS encoding LysR family transcriptional regulator, with amino-acid sequence MQIEDLRIYVAVMHAGNFTAAAEQLMLSKQYVSRRMAALEASLGVRLLIRNTRKLSVTDAGLLFAQHAQRILDEIQEAELAVSEQQQALRGTFRINMPMSFGMSHLSPLIAEFLRHHPALQFQIELADRYVDVIGECVDMAIRIGTLADSTLIARPLGELKRVICCSPDYLKRAGTPQQPEALLQHACLRYGREGQNGWELQVNGKAKWLAVQGPMVSNNGEVLRDAALAGLGLVLLPAFIVENALQRGELVTVLDDCQPPPLSLNAVYPQHRQRSEVNRQLLAFLQARLAP; translated from the coding sequence ATGCAGATTGAAGACCTCCGGATTTATGTCGCCGTGATGCATGCTGGCAACTTTACTGCAGCGGCTGAGCAATTGATGTTATCGAAGCAATATGTCAGCCGCCGCATGGCCGCGCTGGAGGCTTCGTTAGGCGTCCGCCTGCTGATCCGCAATACCCGCAAGCTGTCAGTGACCGATGCGGGACTGCTGTTTGCGCAGCATGCCCAGCGTATTCTGGATGAGATTCAGGAAGCCGAACTGGCGGTCTCGGAGCAGCAGCAGGCGCTACGCGGTACTTTCCGCATCAATATGCCGATGTCTTTTGGTATGAGCCACCTGTCACCGCTGATCGCCGAATTTCTGCGTCACCATCCGGCCCTGCAGTTTCAGATTGAGCTGGCTGACCGCTATGTTGATGTCATTGGCGAATGCGTGGATATGGCAATTCGCATCGGCACCCTGGCAGATTCCACCCTGATTGCCCGTCCGCTGGGTGAGCTGAAGCGGGTAATCTGCTGCAGTCCCGACTATCTGAAACGGGCTGGCACGCCGCAACAGCCAGAAGCGTTGCTGCAACACGCCTGTCTGCGCTACGGACGTGAAGGTCAGAATGGCTGGGAACTGCAGGTTAATGGCAAAGCGAAATGGCTGGCGGTTCAGGGGCCGATGGTGAGTAACAACGGCGAAGTACTGCGGGATGCCGCACTGGCGGGTTTAGGGCTGGTGTTATTACCGGCCTTTATTGTAGAGAACGCGCTGCAGCGTGGTGAACTGGTGACGGTACTGGACGATTGCCAGCCGCCACCGCTCTCCCTGAATGCGGTTTACCCACAGCACCGTCAGCGCAGCGAGGTAAACCGTCAGTTACTGGCCTTTTTACAGGCGCGTTTAGCGCCATAA
- a CDS encoding YbhB/YbcL family Raf kinase inhibitor-like protein, with translation MKKLLCATVLAVLPLTTLAASVFTLQSQDFSDNALLDKKFAGANKSNPSCTGENISPELNWSATPAGTRSLALLMTDPVGAKGLGVTHMVAYNIPPSRSSFVQGALTQGKDYTGGKNTPGTLHYYGPCPPAGSGLHHYNFVLIATDLPVGQLKAGLTQAELVAQLKGHALGAASTVGRFSNE, from the coding sequence GTGAAAAAATTACTCTGCGCGACGGTGCTGGCCGTTTTGCCTCTGACCACGCTGGCGGCGTCGGTGTTTACGCTGCAATCGCAGGATTTCAGCGACAATGCGCTACTGGATAAGAAGTTTGCCGGTGCTAATAAAAGTAATCCTTCCTGTACCGGCGAGAATATCTCTCCCGAACTGAACTGGTCTGCGACGCCAGCGGGCACGCGCAGTCTGGCGCTGCTGATGACCGATCCTGTCGGCGCGAAAGGGCTGGGCGTCACCCACATGGTGGCCTATAACATTCCCCCCAGCCGTTCGTCGTTTGTGCAGGGTGCGCTGACGCAGGGCAAGGACTACACCGGCGGAAAAAATACGCCAGGCACGCTGCACTATTACGGGCCGTGCCCGCCAGCAGGCAGTGGATTGCATCACTATAACTTTGTGCTGATTGCCACCGATTTACCGGTGGGCCAGCTGAAAGCCGGACTCACCCAGGCGGAACTGGTGGCTCAGCTGAAAGGCCATGCGCTCGGCGCGGCCAGCACGGTCGGCCGGTTCAGTAATGAGTAA
- a CDS encoding alpha/beta hydrolase encodes MNAQSISYRYQQADGINIFYREAGDPSLPVLLLLHGFPTSSHQFRNLIPLLADKFHLIAPDMPGFGFTEVPAERDYSWTFDALGNTLTAFVDALGLKRYAMYVFDYGAPAGLRLALAYPDRVSGLISQNGNAYLEGLGEAWAPVRAYWADPSETNGQVIRDAILTLEGVKWQYLHGVSDPQQIAPETYTLDTLLMERPGNKAIQQALFLDYANNLKRYPEFQAFFRQQQVPTLVIWGRNDPFFIPPGAVAWQRDNPQAVVEMLDSGHFALETHTDHIASRIREMFSGD; translated from the coding sequence ATGAATGCACAATCAATTTCTTACCGCTACCAGCAGGCCGACGGCATCAATATTTTTTACCGTGAAGCCGGCGATCCTTCCCTGCCCGTGCTGCTGTTATTGCATGGTTTTCCCACCTCTTCACATCAGTTCCGCAATCTGATTCCGCTTCTGGCCGACAAATTTCATCTCATCGCCCCGGATATGCCGGGCTTTGGTTTCACTGAGGTCCCCGCTGAACGCGATTATTCATGGACCTTCGACGCGCTCGGTAACACGCTGACCGCCTTTGTCGATGCACTGGGGCTGAAACGGTATGCGATGTATGTTTTTGACTATGGCGCACCAGCAGGCCTGCGGCTGGCGCTGGCCTATCCTGACCGCGTCAGCGGGCTGATATCGCAGAACGGGAACGCCTATCTGGAAGGATTAGGAGAAGCATGGGCACCGGTTCGCGCCTATTGGGCGGATCCCAGCGAGACAAACGGTCAGGTGATTCGCGACGCCATTCTGACGCTGGAAGGTGTGAAGTGGCAGTATCTGCATGGGGTCAGCGATCCGCAGCAAATCGCTCCTGAAACGTATACCCTGGACACGCTGCTGATGGAGCGCCCCGGCAACAAAGCTATTCAGCAGGCACTGTTTCTTGATTACGCAAATAACCTGAAACGCTATCCGGAATTTCAGGCGTTCTTCCGTCAGCAGCAGGTTCCGACGCTGGTGATCTGGGGCAGAAACGATCCGTTCTTTATTCCACCGGGCGCAGTGGCCTGGCAGCGCGATAATCCGCAGGCGGTGGTTGAGATGCTGGATAGCGGCCATTTCGCGCTGGAGACGCACACCGATCACATTGCATCACGCATCCGGGAGATGTTCAGTGGCGACTGA
- a CDS encoding ABATE domain-containing protein, whose amino-acid sequence MAETQSQSGQGPWFLADHPALDFINTEAIVEGHPHDFWQTDQDVEAWLQHSGLAADGLASQHEPDALLQAARQLRQIIRNSVQQHKAGEAVDIQALNAWLGEATSHLQLTGEPGELQLRRVYAGQSVMQQLGQVAEQAAMLLAQEDFSRVRPCEHPACTLWFYDRTKAHRRRWCSMALCGNRAKVARFRAVKSGG is encoded by the coding sequence ATGGCGGAAACGCAATCGCAGAGCGGCCAGGGGCCGTGGTTTCTGGCCGATCATCCGGCGCTGGATTTCATCAACACTGAGGCCATTGTCGAGGGCCATCCGCACGATTTCTGGCAAACCGATCAGGATGTTGAAGCGTGGCTGCAGCATTCCGGGCTGGCAGCAGATGGCCTGGCGTCGCAGCATGAACCGGATGCGCTGTTGCAGGCCGCACGTCAGTTACGTCAGATCATCCGTAATAGTGTACAGCAGCATAAAGCGGGTGAAGCCGTGGATATTCAGGCCCTGAATGCCTGGCTGGGCGAAGCAACCAGCCATCTGCAGCTGACCGGCGAGCCAGGTGAATTACAGCTCAGGCGCGTCTATGCAGGCCAGAGTGTCATGCAGCAACTGGGACAGGTTGCGGAGCAGGCTGCGATGCTGCTGGCGCAGGAGGATTTCAGCAGAGTCCGCCCCTGTGAACATCCCGCCTGTACCCTGTGGTTTTACGATCGCACCAAAGCGCATCGCCGCCGCTGGTGTAGCATGGCGCTGTGCGGTAATCGGGCAAAAGTCGCGCGTTTCAGGGCGGTTAAATCAGGTGGGTAG
- the proP gene encoding glycine betaine/L-proline transporter ProP, translating to MDTRNSSSEHPKKHFWNRKPKELTVDDITVIDNDMLKRAVGAAALGNAMEWFDFGVYSYLAVIIGKVFFPDANNAVQLIATFGTFAAAFLVRPIGGLVFGPLGDRIGRQKVLAMTMIMMSIGTFCIGLIPAYSSIGIMAPILLLVARLIQGFSTGGEYGGAATFIAEYSTDKRRGFMGSFLEFGTIGGYLMGASLVTVMTTVMSNEAMMSWGWRVPFFIAAPLGLFGLYVRLKLEETPAFQQHMEKQEALEQSKPRLTLMQMLSKYRAPMMKCIGLVLLFNVSNYMLTSYMPSYLTGVLGLPELSGLLLVMVAMFVMMPLTLLWGRWTDRIGRRPVIAFGAVGLILLAIPSFMLIGSGNMWAVFGGLMILGVLHTCFSGTMPSTLPALFTTDIRYSALAIGFNLSVSLFGGTTPLITAWLVDTTKNNMMPAYYMMGAGVIGLLTILTVRETARQPLTGSSPAVATKAEAHRLIDKLRKRHKPAATAAK from the coding sequence ATGGACACCAGAAACTCATCGTCTGAACACCCAAAGAAACATTTCTGGAACAGGAAGCCTAAAGAGCTGACTGTCGACGACATTACCGTGATCGATAACGACATGCTGAAGCGTGCGGTTGGCGCAGCGGCGTTAGGTAATGCGATGGAATGGTTCGACTTTGGCGTCTACAGCTATCTCGCCGTGATCATCGGCAAAGTCTTCTTCCCGGATGCCAACAACGCGGTGCAGCTGATCGCCACCTTTGGTACGTTTGCGGCGGCCTTCCTGGTACGTCCGATTGGCGGCCTGGTCTTTGGCCCGCTGGGTGACCGCATCGGCCGACAGAAAGTGCTGGCGATGACAATGATCATGATGTCGATCGGGACATTCTGTATCGGCCTGATCCCGGCCTACTCCTCAATCGGGATCATGGCACCGATTCTGCTGCTGGTGGCCCGTCTGATTCAGGGCTTCTCGACCGGCGGTGAATATGGCGGAGCCGCGACCTTTATCGCAGAGTACTCGACCGACAAACGCCGTGGCTTTATGGGCAGCTTCCTGGAGTTCGGCACCATCGGGGGTTATCTGATGGGTGCCAGCCTGGTAACAGTGATGACGACCGTGATGTCCAATGAGGCCATGATGTCCTGGGGCTGGCGCGTGCCGTTCTTTATCGCCGCGCCGCTGGGCCTGTTTGGTCTCTATGTACGGCTGAAGCTGGAAGAGACCCCGGCATTCCAGCAGCATATGGAAAAACAGGAGGCGCTGGAACAGAGCAAACCGCGTCTGACGCTGATGCAGATGCTGAGCAAATACCGTGCGCCGATGATGAAGTGTATCGGTCTGGTGCTGTTGTTTAACGTCTCCAACTACATGCTGACGTCTTACATGCCGAGCTACCTGACCGGCGTGCTGGGTCTGCCCGAGCTGAGTGGTCTGCTGCTGGTGATGGTGGCGATGTTCGTGATGATGCCGCTGACGCTGCTGTGGGGCCGCTGGACTGATCGCATCGGTCGTCGTCCGGTGATTGCCTTTGGTGCGGTGGGTCTGATCCTGCTCGCCATCCCGAGCTTTATGCTGATCGGTTCAGGTAATATGTGGGCGGTCTTTGGCGGCCTGATGATTCTGGGTGTGCTGCACACCTGCTTCAGCGGCACCATGCCTTCGACGCTGCCCGCGCTGTTTACCACCGATATCCGATACAGTGCGCTGGCCATCGGCTTCAACCTGTCGGTTTCGCTGTTTGGGGGTACGACACCGCTGATTACCGCGTGGCTGGTGGATACCACCAAAAACAACATGATGCCGGCTTACTACATGATGGGCGCGGGTGTGATTGGCCTGCTGACGATCCTGACGGTTCGTGAAACGGCGCGTCAGCCGCTGACCGGTTCATCGCCTGCGGTGGCAACCAAAGCGGAAGCGCATCGCCTGATTGATAAGCTGCGTAAACGACATAAGCCTGCCGCAACAGCGGCGAAGTAA
- a CDS encoding aminotransferase class I/II-fold pyridoxal phosphate-dependent enzyme, with amino-acid sequence MAEFAASELVGALEENLFSLLEKQAAELDDAQLPLIDLSSGSPRQPTPPDVIAALQAAAARPENHEYPSFWGKPTLRQTIADFYQRHYGVTLDPDTEIALFQGAHIGVSGFPRALLNPGQVLISTDPCYPLYRSAARQAGADFYGIPLEARNAFLPDFRQVPDEIAARAGLLLLNYPHNPTGALATPSLFADALAFARQHHIPLIHDFAYATLGSESGEQPLSLLALPDGKEWAVEIYTLSKSAIMAGWRVGFAVGNASVIAAFKKLHTHSYSTVSGAIQDAAITALSLPAEQLTQLAEPYHQRRRVVLARLAEMHWPVRARQGTFFLWLAAPPGFTGEQFAALLLAKCHLLVAPGHAFGAAGRDYIRISLTAGTTSLLEALDRIDALQLFR; translated from the coding sequence ATGGCGGAGTTTGCAGCTTCAGAGTTGGTCGGGGCGCTGGAAGAGAACCTCTTCAGCCTGCTGGAAAAGCAGGCGGCAGAGCTGGATGATGCGCAATTACCGTTGATCGACCTCTCCTCTGGCAGTCCGCGTCAGCCGACGCCGCCCGACGTCATTGCTGCCCTGCAGGCAGCGGCGGCGCGGCCGGAGAACCATGAGTATCCCTCTTTCTGGGGCAAACCGACCCTGCGTCAGACGATCGCTGATTTTTATCAGCGTCACTACGGCGTCACTCTCGATCCCGACACCGAAATCGCGCTGTTTCAGGGCGCGCACATTGGTGTCAGCGGCTTTCCCCGTGCGCTGCTCAATCCGGGTCAGGTGCTGATCTCGACCGATCCCTGCTATCCCCTTTATCGTTCAGCAGCGCGTCAGGCCGGTGCCGATTTTTATGGTATTCCGCTGGAGGCGCGCAACGCTTTTCTGCCCGATTTCCGCCAGGTGCCGGATGAGATAGCGGCGCGTGCCGGACTGCTGCTGCTCAATTACCCCCACAATCCCACGGGCGCACTGGCGACACCCTCGCTGTTCGCCGACGCGCTGGCCTTTGCCCGCCAGCATCATATTCCGCTGATCCATGACTTCGCCTACGCCACGCTGGGAAGTGAGTCGGGCGAACAGCCGCTGAGTCTGCTGGCCCTGCCGGATGGCAAAGAGTGGGCCGTGGAGATTTATACGCTGTCCAAGAGCGCCATCATGGCAGGCTGGCGTGTCGGTTTTGCCGTGGGAAACGCCTCAGTGATTGCGGCTTTTAAAAAACTGCATACACACAGTTACAGCACGGTATCTGGCGCGATACAGGATGCCGCCATCACCGCCCTGTCGCTGCCTGCAGAACAACTCACCCAGCTGGCAGAACCTTATCATCAGCGCCGCCGGGTGGTTTTAGCCAGGCTGGCAGAAATGCACTGGCCGGTTCGCGCCCGTCAGGGCACTTTTTTCCTCTGGCTGGCCGCGCCACCGGGTTTTACCGGTGAGCAGTTTGCCGCGCTGTTACTGGCAAAGTGCCATCTGCTGGTAGCGCCAGGCCACGCTTTTGGCGCAGCGGGACGTGATTATATTCGTATCAGCCTGACGGCCGGGACGACCTCTTTGCTTGAGGCGCTGGATCGCATCGACGCACTGCAACTGTTCAGATAG
- a CDS encoding MetQ/NlpA family ABC transporter substrate-binding protein gives MHITSRGIILALTSASLFISVAQAAEQKIIRIGFNPGPYKEQFEKGVAPGLIKQGYTLEYKDFSDGIQVNDAVHRGTIDANIMQHPVYLKSVNERLGIDNVGIVQVPTPPMGLYSARVKTLNQPAPGSTVSVPNQPSNEYRAALLLQSIGWLKISPDSDAATFSQKNITENPYKIVLKEIDNAQQVRALPDVDYGVIQGNFAVSSGLKLNSALKLESPTSQFINVVTVAGKNKQAEFARDIIAGYHSAEFKAYITGDAQYTGYLLPDYFK, from the coding sequence ATGCACATCACCTCCCGGGGAATTATTCTGGCACTCACCTCCGCCAGCCTTTTTATTTCAGTCGCTCAGGCAGCCGAACAGAAGATAATACGCATCGGATTTAATCCTGGGCCTTATAAAGAGCAGTTTGAAAAAGGCGTGGCACCCGGCTTAATAAAGCAGGGCTATACCCTGGAATATAAAGATTTCAGCGATGGGATTCAGGTTAATGATGCCGTCCATCGCGGTACGATTGACGCGAATATTATGCAGCATCCGGTCTATCTCAAGTCAGTTAATGAGCGGCTTGGCATTGATAACGTCGGGATAGTGCAGGTGCCGACCCCTCCAATGGGACTCTATTCTGCGCGCGTGAAAACACTGAATCAGCCCGCACCGGGCAGTACCGTGTCGGTGCCGAATCAGCCTTCCAATGAGTATCGTGCGGCGCTGCTACTGCAGAGCATTGGCTGGCTGAAAATCAGCCCTGACAGCGATGCCGCAACCTTTTCGCAAAAAAACATCACGGAGAATCCTTATAAAATCGTGCTGAAGGAGATAGATAATGCCCAGCAGGTGCGCGCACTGCCTGACGTCGATTATGGTGTCATTCAGGGCAACTTCGCCGTCTCCAGTGGTCTGAAACTCAATTCGGCACTGAAGCTGGAATCCCCGACCAGCCAGTTTATTAATGTGGTGACGGTAGCCGGTAAAAATAAGCAGGCTGAGTTTGCCCGTGACATTATTGCCGGCTATCACTCGGCCGAATTTAAAGCGTACATAACCGGTGATGCGCAATATACGGGCTACCTGTTACCAGACTATTTCAAATGA
- a CDS encoding ATP-binding cassette domain-containing protein yields MSQAAIDFRQVSKAFARNGAEVQALQDINLRINRGDIFGVIGTSGAGKSTLLRLINHLETPTAGTVEVQGEALQGITKKRLIEVKKQIGMIFQHFNLLNARTVFHNVAIPLILQRRDKAFIAARVAELLAFVNLSDKADSYPDELSGGQKQRVGIARALATNPAILLCDEATSALDPHTTEQILLLLQEINQRYGITIVLITHEMSVVQKICNRMAVMAQGRIVEQGDVLTLFAEPQQAVSASFVQSVIHDRLPQQTLALLSQSPSIDVLRLEFVGETAQQPIINRLIREHDVEVNILFASMTEVQRTILGFMIVQISGEPARRAAAIQFLIATGVKISDV; encoded by the coding sequence ATGAGTCAGGCGGCCATAGATTTTCGTCAGGTCAGTAAGGCCTTTGCGCGTAACGGTGCTGAAGTTCAGGCGCTGCAGGACATTAATCTGCGCATCAATCGGGGGGATATCTTTGGCGTGATCGGCACCAGCGGTGCCGGAAAAAGTACGCTGTTGCGTCTGATTAATCATCTGGAGACTCCTACGGCAGGCACGGTCGAGGTGCAGGGGGAAGCGTTACAGGGAATCACTAAAAAGCGGCTGATTGAGGTCAAAAAGCAGATTGGCATGATCTTTCAGCACTTCAACCTGCTCAATGCCCGGACGGTGTTTCACAATGTCGCGATTCCGCTGATTTTACAGAGGCGGGATAAAGCCTTTATCGCTGCTCGTGTGGCGGAACTGCTGGCGTTCGTTAACCTCAGCGATAAGGCCGACAGCTATCCGGACGAACTTTCCGGTGGTCAGAAACAGCGCGTCGGGATCGCCCGCGCGCTGGCAACCAATCCGGCGATTCTGCTGTGCGATGAGGCGACCTCTGCGCTCGATCCCCACACCACGGAACAGATCCTGCTGCTGCTGCAGGAGATTAATCAGCGTTACGGGATCACCATTGTTCTGATTACCCATGAGATGTCGGTGGTGCAGAAAATCTGCAACCGGATGGCAGTCATGGCCCAGGGTCGGATCGTCGAACAGGGCGATGTCCTGACGCTGTTCGCTGAGCCGCAACAGGCGGTGAGCGCCAGCTTTGTGCAGTCGGTCATTCACGATCGCCTGCCACAGCAGACGCTGGCGCTGCTGAGCCAGTCGCCGTCTATCGACGTGTTGCGGCTGGAGTTTGTCGGCGAGACGGCACAGCAGCCGATCATCAATCGTCTGATCCGTGAACATGACGTTGAAGTGAATATTTTGTTCGCCAGCATGACAGAGGTGCAGCGCACCATTCTGGGTTTCATGATTGTGCAGATCAGCGGTGAACCCGCCCGGCGCGCGGCGGCCATCCAGTTTCTCATCGCGACCGGAGTGAAAATCAGTGATGTCTGA
- a CDS encoding methionine ABC transporter permease, whose amino-acid sequence MSELFETAVTGDQFLMAMQDTLIMVALSLGFGSLLGLPLGIVLVVCRPGGIRPHRLVHQLLNPIVNVIRSLPFIILLITILPLTRLLVNTTIGTAGAIVPLVIFIAPYISRLVESALLEVDEGILESANAMGATPFQTIWYFMIPEAASSLVLALTTATIGLLGATAMAGTVGGGGIGDLAITYGYQRFDAFATISTALVLIVIVQLLQTLGTRLSRRIRRE is encoded by the coding sequence ATGTCTGAACTCTTTGAAACCGCCGTGACGGGCGACCAGTTCCTGATGGCGATGCAGGACACGCTGATCATGGTGGCGCTGTCGCTGGGCTTTGGTTCGCTGCTGGGCCTGCCGCTCGGCATTGTGCTGGTGGTCTGTCGTCCGGGCGGTATCCGCCCGCATCGTCTGGTGCATCAGCTGCTGAACCCGATCGTCAATGTCATTCGTTCACTGCCGTTTATCATTCTGCTGATTACCATCCTGCCACTGACGCGCCTGCTGGTGAACACCACCATCGGCACCGCCGGGGCCATTGTGCCGCTGGTGATTTTCATCGCCCCCTATATTTCGCGGCTGGTGGAAAGTGCGCTGCTGGAGGTCGATGAAGGGATTCTGGAATCAGCGAATGCGATGGGCGCAACCCCATTTCAGACCATCTGGTATTTCATGATACCGGAAGCGGCTTCTTCGCTGGTGTTAGCCCTGACTACCGCCACCATTGGGCTGCTGGGTGCCACGGCGATGGCGGGCACGGTGGGCGGCGGCGGCATCGGCGATCTCGCCATTACTTACGGCTATCAACGTTTCGATGCTTTCGCCACGATTTCAACGGCGCTGGTGCTGATCGTGATAGTCCAGCTTCTGCAAACCTTGGGTACGCGGCTGTCACGGCGCATCCGACGCGAGTAA